One window of the Grus americana isolate bGruAme1 chromosome 13, bGruAme1.mat, whole genome shotgun sequence genome contains the following:
- the SLC7A9 gene encoding B(0,+)-type amino acid transporter 1 — MGEETLRKRRGEDNRKEDGQSIQSHEPQTMNLQKQVGLISGICMIVGTIIGSGIFVSPKSVLANIGAVGPCLTIWAACGILATLGALCFAELGTMITKSGGEYPYLMEAFGPIPAFLFSWTSLLVTKPSSFAIICLSFAEYASAPFYPGCDPPPVVIKCLAAAAIVVITIVNSLSVKLGSYLQNFLTAAKMIIVTIIIVSGIVLLAQGKTESFKDSFKDSKISVSSIGLAFYNGLWAYDGWNQLNYITEELKNPYRNLPLSIIIGIPLVTVCYVLINISYFTVMTSTELLQSQAVAVTFGDRVLYPASWIVPLFVAFSTIGSANGTCFTAGRLVYVAGREGHMLKVLSYISVKRLTPAPAIIFYGAIAIIYIIPGDIDTLINYFSFAVWIFYGLTVLALIVMRFTRKELNRPIRIPIIIPVIVTLVSILLVLAPIISAPELAYLYCVLFILSGLIVYVLFVHFKFNWPQKISKPITMHLQMLLEVVPAEEVTE; from the exons ATGGGTGAAGAAACcttgaggaaaagaagaggagaggacaacagaaaagaagatggaCAGTCCATTCAGAGTCATGAACCCCAAACGATGAACCTACAAAAACAg GTGGGCCTCATCAGTGGAATCTGTATGATTGTTGGTACAATTATTGGCTCAGGTATCTTTGTTTCTCCAAAATCAGTACTTGCCAACATTGGAGCTGTGGGTCCTTGTTTAACCATCTGGGCAGCCTGTGGAATTCTTGCAACATTAG GTGCACTTTGTTTTGCTGAGCTTGGTACAATGATCACAAAATCCGGGGGAGAATATCCTTACCTTATGGAGGCATTTGGCCCGAttccagcatttttattttcatggacAAGCTTACTCGTCACAAAACCCAGTTCATTTGCAATCATTTGCCTCAGCTTTGCAGAATACGCATCAGCTCCTTTTTATCCGGGTTGCGATCCACCCCCAGTTGTCATCAAGTGTCTTGCAGCAGCTGCCATTG tggtAATTACAATAGTGAATTCACTGAGTGTGAAGCTGGGAAGCTATCTCCAGAATTTTCTCACGGCTGCTAAAATGATCATTGTCACAATCATTATTGTAAGTGGAATTGTTCTCCTTGCACAAG GAAAAACTGAAAGCTTCAAAGACTCTTTCAAGGACAGTAAAatttctgttagctctattgGTCTGGCATTTTATAATGGACTCTGGGCATATGATGGATG GAATCAACTCAATTACATCACAGAAGAACTTAAAAATCCTTACAG AAATCTACCGCTATCTATAATTATTGGAATCCCCTTGGTTACAGTTTGTTACGTTCTGATAAACATTTCATATTTCACCGTAATGACTTCAACAGAACTCCTGCAGTCCCAGGCAGTTGCTGTG ACATTTGGAGATAGAGTCCTTTATCCAGCCTCTTGGATAGTTCCTCTCTTTGTGGCCTTTTCTACAATTGGATCTGCCAATGGGACCTGTTTTACTGCAGGCAG ACTTGTTTATGTTGCAGGTCGGGAAGGGCACATGCTAAAGGTGCTATCTTACATTAGCGTTAAGCGTTTAACACCAGCACCTGCCATCATATTTTAC ggGGCCATtgctattatttatattatcCCTGGTGACATCGACACActcataaattattttagtttcGCAGTCTGGATATTTTATGGTTTAACTGTATTGGCACTCATTGTTATGAGGTTTACAAGAAAGGAACTCAACAGACCAATCAGG ATACCCATCATCATTCCAGTCATAGTGACATTAGTCTCCATTTTACTGGTATTGGCACCAATCATCAGTGCACCTGAATTAGCCTATTTgtactgtgttttatttatacTCAGTGGACTTATAGTTTATGtactttttgttcattttaaattcaACTGGCCCCAAAAAATATCAA AGCCCATCACTATGCACCTTCAGATGCTTTTGGAAGTTGTTCCAGCAGAGGAAGTTACTGAATAA